From the Micromonospora sediminicola genome, one window contains:
- the mshD gene encoding mycothiol synthase — MSSTEPTGDAGRGAAEVAPADRLTPDEVTEVLALARAAGDADGADPLDEHVLLRLRDPAAPAVHLTARTPGGALTGYAHLDTTAPADGVGVELVVHPAHRRRGTGRALARAVLAAATGPVRAWAHGDHPSAAALAVDLGFTRARVLWQLRRPLTAALAEPSLPEGVELRAFRPGEDDEAWLAVNNAAFAQHPEQGRWTLDDLRVRLGESWFDRAGFLLAVESGTGRLLGFHWTKVHERPGSAPIGEVYVLGVDPSAHRGGLGRVLTAAGLTYLRDRRGLDRVMLYVDESNTGAVALYERTGFARWSAHVNYQLG; from the coding sequence ATGAGCAGCACCGAGCCGACGGGCGACGCAGGGCGGGGCGCGGCCGAGGTCGCCCCGGCGGACCGGCTGACGCCGGACGAGGTCACCGAGGTGCTGGCGCTGGCCCGCGCCGCCGGCGACGCCGACGGCGCCGACCCGCTCGACGAACACGTGCTGCTGCGGCTGCGCGACCCGGCGGCCCCGGCCGTGCACCTCACCGCCCGGACCCCCGGCGGCGCCCTGACCGGCTACGCGCACCTCGACACCACCGCGCCTGCCGACGGCGTCGGCGTGGAGCTGGTCGTGCACCCCGCGCACCGACGCCGGGGCACCGGCCGGGCGCTGGCCCGGGCGGTGCTGGCCGCCGCCACCGGGCCGGTGCGCGCCTGGGCGCACGGCGACCACCCGTCGGCCGCCGCGCTCGCGGTCGATCTGGGTTTCACCCGGGCCCGGGTGTTGTGGCAGCTGCGCCGGCCGCTGACCGCCGCGCTGGCCGAGCCGAGCCTGCCCGAGGGGGTGGAGCTGCGCGCGTTCCGTCCGGGCGAGGACGACGAGGCCTGGTTGGCGGTCAACAACGCCGCCTTCGCCCAGCACCCCGAGCAGGGCCGGTGGACGCTGGACGACCTCCGCGTACGCCTCGGCGAATCGTGGTTCGACAGGGCCGGCTTCCTGCTCGCGGTCGAGTCCGGCACCGGCCGGCTGCTCGGTTTCCACTGGACCAAGGTGCACGAGCGGCCCGGGTCGGCCCCGATCGGCGAGGTCTACGTGCTCGGCGTCGACCCGTCCGCGCACCGGGGCGGGCTCGGCCGGGTCCTCACCGCCGCCGGCCTGACCTACCTGCGCGACCGGCGGGGGCTGGACCGGGTGATGCTCTACGTCGACGAGAGCAACACCGGCGCTGTCGCGCTCTACGAGCGGACCGGCTTCGCCCGCTGGTCCGCGCACGTCAACTACCAACTCGGCTGA
- a CDS encoding polysaccharide deacetylase family protein, which yields MSGATVRATGIVTVVLAGLLASAYVLGRSLVPEQHPTTTGVASSTAGPHYADQPPSTEFPAAPGRAHPDTSPDADPSAPDGGDDGPGPFGALTATGSARVALTFDDGPDPRWTPQVLALLSQYGVKATFCVVGENVESHPDLLRSIVAEGHTVCNHSWRHDVNLGKRSPETIRADLLRTNDAILAAAPDAHIAYYRQPGGAWTAPVVSVCAELGLTPLHWNVDPSDWKAPGATTIEATVRTQTGPGAIVLMHDAGGDRSGTVAALQRLLPELLARFELEPLPLDAP from the coding sequence ATGTCGGGCGCGACCGTGCGCGCGACCGGCATCGTGACCGTGGTGCTGGCCGGCCTGCTGGCCTCGGCCTACGTGCTGGGTCGCAGCCTGGTGCCGGAGCAGCACCCGACGACCACCGGGGTGGCCAGTTCCACCGCCGGGCCGCACTACGCCGACCAGCCACCGAGCACCGAGTTTCCCGCGGCGCCGGGCCGGGCACACCCCGACACCTCACCGGACGCCGACCCGAGCGCCCCGGACGGCGGTGACGACGGCCCCGGCCCGTTCGGCGCCCTGACCGCCACCGGCTCCGCCCGCGTCGCGTTGACGTTCGACGACGGCCCCGACCCCCGGTGGACCCCGCAGGTGCTCGCCCTGCTGAGCCAGTACGGGGTGAAGGCCACGTTCTGCGTCGTCGGCGAGAACGTCGAGAGCCACCCGGACCTGCTCCGGTCGATCGTGGCCGAGGGGCACACCGTCTGCAACCACTCCTGGCGACACGACGTCAACCTGGGCAAGCGGTCGCCCGAGACGATCCGCGCCGACCTGCTGCGCACCAACGACGCGATCCTGGCCGCCGCGCCCGACGCGCACATCGCGTACTACCGCCAGCCGGGCGGCGCCTGGACCGCTCCGGTGGTGTCGGTCTGCGCGGAGCTGGGCCTCACCCCGCTGCACTGGAACGTCGACCCGTCGGACTGGAAGGCGCCGGGCGCGACCACCATCGAGGCGACCGTCCGCACCCAGACCGGCCCCGGCGCGATCGTGCTCATGCACGACGCCGGCGGCGACCGTTCCGGCACCGTGGCCGCGTTGCAGCGCCTGCTGCCCGAACTGCTGGCCCGGTTCGAGCTGGAACCGCTGCCCCTCGACGCCCCGTGA
- a CDS encoding winged helix-turn-helix transcriptional regulator codes for MIVELLLLVTARAGEPSAVLPALDLLPHSVRTAPRDVRTLVSGPTPDAVLVDARSELSEARATCRMLHATGLGVPLVAVVTEAGLIALNADWGVDDVILAAAGPAEVEARLRLAVGRLSNATAGAGGSIRAGELNIDPDTYAAKLKGRPLDLTYKEFELLKFLAQHPGRVFTRDQLLREVWGYDYFGGTRTVDVHVRRLRAKLGSEYESMIGTVRQVGYKFVVPPSRSLPESEPAPLPV; via the coding sequence GTGATCGTGGAGCTCCTGCTGCTCGTGACCGCACGGGCGGGTGAGCCGTCGGCGGTGTTGCCGGCGCTCGACCTGCTGCCGCACTCGGTCCGCACCGCACCCCGCGACGTCCGCACGCTGGTCTCCGGCCCGACCCCGGACGCCGTCCTGGTGGACGCCCGCTCGGAGTTGAGCGAGGCGCGGGCCACCTGCCGGATGCTCCACGCCACCGGGTTGGGCGTGCCGCTGGTCGCGGTGGTCACCGAGGCCGGCCTGATCGCGCTGAACGCCGACTGGGGCGTGGACGACGTGATCCTCGCCGCGGCCGGCCCGGCCGAGGTGGAGGCCCGGCTGCGGCTCGCGGTCGGCCGGTTGAGCAACGCCACCGCCGGCGCCGGCGGCTCGATCCGGGCCGGTGAGCTGAACATCGACCCGGACACCTACGCCGCGAAGCTGAAGGGCCGTCCGCTCGACCTCACCTACAAGGAGTTCGAGCTGTTGAAGTTCCTCGCCCAGCACCCGGGGCGGGTCTTCACCCGGGACCAGTTGCTCCGCGAGGTCTGGGGTTACGACTACTTCGGCGGCACGCGCACGGTGGACGTCCACGTCCGGCGCCTGCGCGCCAAGCTCGGTTCCGAGTACGAGTCGATGATCGGCACGGTCCGGCAGGTCGGTTACAAGTTCGTGGTGCCGCCGTCGCGTTCGCTGCCGGAGTCGGAGCCGGCCCCGCTCCCGGTCTGA
- a CDS encoding LmeA family phospholipid-binding protein, whose protein sequence is MAEAYPAEGRPRRRGRKVLIGFVVLLLVLGGLLVVADRVAAGVAERAIADQVRQEVAKQDAQSAAPQVEVGGFPFLNQVLAGKYERISIQLTDVQGNVQGDAVSVPRLDVDARNVTASLDTLRSGQGDVVAESVVGRGTVTYDSLAKLLDRPGLTLGERDGKLAVTAPVDILGVKLTVNGTADVTVVDGKVALRFNDLAAEGLPNVPLARSLLANYAKGISIDVPLPELPFQLNVRKVQPTPEGLTVDADAKNVPINSAR, encoded by the coding sequence GTGGCAGAGGCGTACCCGGCGGAGGGCCGGCCCCGCCGGCGGGGCCGGAAGGTGCTCATCGGATTCGTCGTCCTGCTGCTCGTGCTGGGCGGGCTGCTGGTCGTCGCCGACCGGGTGGCCGCCGGCGTGGCCGAGCGGGCGATCGCCGACCAGGTGCGCCAGGAGGTGGCGAAGCAGGACGCGCAGTCCGCCGCGCCCCAGGTCGAGGTGGGCGGCTTCCCGTTCCTGAACCAGGTTCTCGCCGGGAAGTACGAGCGCATCTCGATCCAGCTGACCGACGTGCAGGGCAACGTCCAGGGCGACGCGGTCAGCGTGCCGCGGTTGGACGTGGACGCCCGCAACGTGACCGCCTCGCTGGACACGCTCCGCTCCGGCCAGGGCGACGTGGTGGCGGAGAGCGTCGTCGGCCGGGGCACGGTCACCTACGACAGCCTGGCGAAGCTGCTGGACCGGCCCGGGCTGACGCTGGGCGAGCGCGACGGCAAGCTCGCCGTCACCGCCCCGGTGGACATCCTCGGCGTCAAGCTGACCGTCAACGGCACCGCCGACGTGACAGTGGTCGACGGCAAGGTGGCGCTGCGCTTCAACGACCTCGCCGCCGAAGGGCTGCCGAACGTGCCGCTGGCGCGGAGCCTGCTGGCCAACTACGCCAAGGGCATCTCGATCGACGTGCCGCTGCCGGAACTGCCGTTCCAGCTCAACGTCCGCAAGGTCCAGCCGACGCCGGAGGGCCTGACCGTGGACGCGGACGCGAAGAACGTGCCGATCAACTCCGCCCGCTGA
- a CDS encoding Ms5788A family Cys-rich leader peptide, producing the protein MGTHLTKRRAVDLCRVATCLCRPVI; encoded by the coding sequence ATGGGGACCCACCTCACCAAACGGCGCGCGGTCGACCTGTGCCGCGTGGCCACCTGCCTGTGTCGCCCCGTCATCTGA
- a CDS encoding sulfurtransferase produces MSRDTALVSAEWAEKNLDAPGVVFVEVDEDTSAYDTGHIAGAIKLDWRTDLQDPIRRDFVNRSQFEALLSERGIANDDVVVLYGGNNNWFAAYAYWYFKLYGHRDVKLLDGGRKKWELDARPLVTDAVERPRTQYVAQEPDTSIRAFRDEVVDAIGTKNLVDVRSPDEYAGRLLAPAHLPQEQAQRAGHVPTAISVPWSKAANEDGTFKSDDELRKIYADAGLDDGKETIAYCRIGERSSHTWFVLQELLGHRNVKNYDGSWTEYGSLVGVPVALGDEPGEA; encoded by the coding sequence ATGAGTCGCGACACCGCACTCGTCTCGGCCGAGTGGGCCGAGAAGAACCTCGACGCCCCGGGCGTCGTCTTCGTCGAGGTCGACGAGGACACCTCGGCCTACGACACCGGCCACATCGCCGGCGCGATCAAGCTCGACTGGCGGACCGACCTGCAGGACCCGATCCGTCGGGACTTCGTCAACCGGTCCCAGTTCGAGGCGCTGCTCTCCGAGCGGGGCATCGCCAACGACGACGTCGTCGTCCTCTACGGCGGCAACAACAACTGGTTCGCCGCGTACGCGTACTGGTACTTCAAGCTCTACGGCCACCGCGACGTCAAGCTGCTCGACGGCGGCCGCAAGAAGTGGGAGCTGGACGCCCGTCCGCTGGTCACCGACGCGGTCGAGCGGCCGAGGACGCAGTACGTGGCGCAGGAGCCGGACACCTCGATCCGCGCGTTCCGCGACGAGGTGGTCGACGCCATCGGCACCAAGAACCTGGTCGACGTGCGCAGCCCCGACGAGTACGCCGGCCGACTGCTCGCCCCGGCCCACCTCCCGCAGGAGCAGGCGCAGCGGGCCGGTCACGTGCCGACCGCGATCAGCGTGCCGTGGTCCAAGGCGGCGAACGAGGACGGCACGTTCAAGTCCGACGACGAGCTGCGCAAGATCTACGCCGACGCCGGGCTGGACGACGGCAAGGAGACGATCGCCTACTGCCGCATCGGCGAGCGCTCCTCGCACACCTGGTTCGTGCTCCAGGAGCTGCTCGGGCACCGCAACGTGAAGAACTACGACGGTTCCTGGACCGAGTACGGCTCGCTGGTCGGCGTGCCGGTGGCGCTCGGCGACGAGCCCGGGGAGGCCTGA
- a CDS encoding DUF1416 domain-containing protein encodes MTAPTAPTAAGCAAPDQAAPLPASLDLEKETVITGRVLAESGEVVPGAYVRLLDSTGEFTAEVVTSAAGQFRFFAAPGSWTLRALSRHGNGDTAVTAARGINEVTVAVAA; translated from the coding sequence ATGACCGCTCCGACCGCTCCCACCGCCGCCGGTTGCGCCGCGCCGGACCAGGCCGCCCCCCTCCCGGCCAGCCTGGACCTGGAGAAGGAAACCGTCATCACCGGCCGGGTGCTGGCCGAGTCCGGCGAGGTCGTGCCGGGCGCGTACGTCCGGCTGCTCGACTCGACCGGCGAGTTCACCGCCGAGGTGGTGACCTCGGCGGCCGGCCAGTTCCGGTTCTTCGCCGCGCCGGGCTCGTGGACCCTGCGGGCGCTCTCCCGCCACGGCAACGGCGACACCGCCGTGACCGCGGCCCGGGGGATCAACGAGGTGACCGTCGCGGTCGCCGCCTGA
- a CDS encoding amylo-alpha-1,6-glucosidase, which translates to MKERVSILDGNTFLVSDGRGNIEPSYDFPTGLFSFDTRFISTWILSLDGQLLHALSIDDSLSYKTRFFMVPGEPTHYLDAKVSVIRSRSIGGSFDEELTLLNHSEQEKEFRLRLEIGSDFADLFEIKHQREKKGRTTPTVEENALRLTYRREAFHREARVTSTAPAEVDANGMTFRVRVPAHGEWTTRLHVATVIYGARGEDIRATLPLGGHRSASEIHAEQNALIERAPKLGCDCEPLAGAYRRSLNDLAALRYESITLGVRLVAAGLPWFMTLFGRDSMFTSLQVLPFLPELVQPTILMLAGLQGSRIDDFRDEEPGKILHELRYGETAGFEEQPHSPYYGAADTSALFVILLDEYERWTGDAKLVHQLEYETRAALTWLDTYGDLLGTGYVWYMSRNPETGLPNQCWKDSPDSISYADGRMPDFPRATCELQGYAYDAKLRGARLARTHWNDPAYADRLEREAAALKERFNRDFWIPEREYYALALDPQGRHVDALTSNIGHLLWSGIVDESRAPAIAAHLLGPRLFSGWGVRTLADDQGRYNPIGYHVGTVWPFDNSIIAWGLWKYGFREEAGRICESMLSASRYFDGRLPEAFAGYERGLTDYPVQYPTACSPQAWSAGTPLLLLRVMLGLEPQGEHLIIDPAVPPGMGRVELLDIPGRWGRVDALGRSRTAHDEHRGHRH; encoded by the coding sequence GTGAAGGAACGGGTCAGCATCCTCGACGGCAACACGTTCCTGGTCAGCGACGGGCGCGGCAACATCGAGCCGTCGTACGACTTCCCCACCGGGCTGTTCTCCTTCGACACCCGGTTCATCTCCACCTGGATCCTGTCGCTCGACGGCCAACTGCTGCACGCGCTCTCGATCGACGACTCGCTGTCCTACAAAACCCGGTTCTTCATGGTGCCCGGCGAGCCGACGCACTACCTGGACGCGAAGGTCTCGGTGATCCGCAGCCGCTCGATCGGCGGCAGCTTCGACGAGGAACTGACCCTGCTCAACCACTCCGAGCAGGAGAAGGAGTTCCGCCTGCGGCTGGAGATCGGGTCGGACTTCGCCGACCTCTTCGAGATCAAGCACCAGCGGGAGAAGAAGGGCCGCACCACGCCGACCGTCGAGGAGAACGCGCTCCGGCTCACCTACCGGCGCGAGGCGTTCCACCGCGAGGCCCGGGTGACCAGCACCGCCCCGGCCGAGGTCGACGCGAACGGGATGACGTTCCGGGTCCGGGTGCCGGCACACGGCGAGTGGACCACCCGGCTGCACGTCGCCACCGTGATCTACGGGGCCCGCGGCGAGGACATCCGGGCCACCCTGCCGCTGGGCGGGCACCGCTCGGCGTCGGAGATCCACGCCGAGCAGAACGCGCTCATCGAACGCGCCCCGAAGCTGGGCTGCGACTGCGAGCCGCTGGCCGGGGCGTACCGGCGCAGCCTGAACGACCTGGCCGCCCTCCGGTACGAGTCGATCACGCTCGGGGTCCGGCTGGTTGCCGCCGGCCTGCCCTGGTTCATGACCCTGTTCGGGCGGGACAGCATGTTCACCTCGCTCCAGGTGCTGCCGTTCCTTCCCGAACTGGTCCAGCCGACCATCCTCATGCTGGCGGGACTCCAGGGCAGCCGGATCGACGACTTCCGGGACGAGGAGCCCGGCAAGATCCTGCACGAGCTGCGGTACGGCGAGACCGCCGGCTTCGAGGAGCAGCCGCACTCGCCGTACTACGGCGCGGCCGACACCAGCGCGCTGTTCGTGATCCTGCTCGACGAGTACGAGCGCTGGACCGGCGACGCGAAGCTGGTCCACCAGCTGGAGTACGAGACCCGGGCGGCGCTGACCTGGCTCGACACGTACGGGGACCTGCTCGGCACGGGCTACGTCTGGTACATGAGCCGCAACCCGGAGACCGGGCTGCCGAACCAGTGCTGGAAGGACTCGCCGGACTCCATCTCCTACGCCGACGGCCGGATGCCGGACTTCCCCCGCGCCACCTGCGAACTGCAGGGGTACGCGTACGACGCCAAGCTGCGCGGCGCCCGGCTGGCCCGCACCCACTGGAACGACCCGGCGTACGCCGATCGGCTGGAGCGGGAGGCGGCGGCGCTCAAGGAGCGGTTCAACCGCGACTTCTGGATCCCGGAGCGGGAGTACTACGCGTTGGCCCTGGACCCGCAGGGGCGGCACGTGGACGCGCTCACCTCGAACATCGGCCACCTGCTGTGGAGCGGCATCGTCGACGAGTCCCGGGCGCCGGCGATCGCCGCGCACCTGCTCGGACCGCGGCTCTTCTCCGGCTGGGGGGTACGGACGCTCGCCGACGACCAGGGCCGGTACAACCCGATCGGCTACCACGTCGGCACCGTGTGGCCGTTCGACAACTCGATCATCGCCTGGGGCCTGTGGAAGTACGGCTTCCGGGAGGAGGCCGGCCGGATCTGCGAGTCGATGCTGAGCGCGTCCCGCTACTTCGACGGGCGGCTCCCCGAGGCGTTCGCCGGCTACGAGCGCGGCCTCACCGACTACCCGGTGCAGTACCCGACCGCGTGCAGCCCGCAGGCCTGGTCCGCCGGCACGCCGCTGCTGCTGCTCCGGGTGATGCTGGGGCTGGAACCGCAGGGCGAGCATCTGATCATCGATCCGGCCGTGCCGCCGGGCATGGGCCGGGTGGAGCTGCTCGACATCCCCGGCCGGTGGGGCCGGGTGGACGCCCTGGGCCGCAGCCGCACCGCGCACGACGAGCACCGGGGCCACCGGCACTGA
- a CDS encoding SCP2 sterol-binding domain-containing protein — translation MSEATERFFASLPARAASVLRSPIAGTLQIDLTDGNRTGHWFVTLAPGSAQVTREEQRPPDAVLTVSTRLFEKLVTGEEAGMAAVLRNEATFSGKVALFLVFRRFLPDRPGVRDPRETAREHARRSV, via the coding sequence GTGAGTGAGGCGACCGAGCGGTTCTTCGCGTCGTTGCCGGCGCGGGCCGCGTCCGTCCTGCGCAGCCCGATAGCCGGGACCCTGCAGATCGACCTGACCGACGGCAACCGCACCGGGCACTGGTTCGTGACGCTCGCTCCCGGGTCGGCCCAGGTGACCCGGGAGGAGCAGCGACCGCCGGACGCCGTGCTGACCGTGTCCACCCGGCTCTTCGAGAAACTGGTCACCGGCGAGGAGGCGGGCATGGCGGCGGTGCTGCGCAACGAGGCCACCTTCAGCGGCAAGGTGGCGTTGTTCCTGGTGTTCCGCCGCTTCCTGCCCGACCGGCCCGGGGTGCGGGACCCGCGGGAGACCGCCCGAGAACACGCCCGGCGGTCGGTGTGA
- a CDS encoding DsrE family protein: MLGAMARTLVVKATAGADAPERCAQAFTVAATAAAAGVEVSLWLTGESTWFALPGRAESFELPHSAPLGELLHVILTTGRVTACTQCAARRDIGTDDVIPGVRIAGAAVFVEEAMTEGAQALVY; encoded by the coding sequence ATGCTGGGTGCCATGGCGCGCACTCTCGTCGTCAAGGCCACCGCGGGCGCGGACGCCCCGGAACGCTGTGCCCAGGCGTTCACCGTCGCCGCCACCGCCGCCGCGGCGGGGGTGGAGGTGTCGCTCTGGCTCACCGGCGAGTCGACCTGGTTCGCGCTGCCCGGGCGGGCCGAGTCGTTCGAGCTGCCGCACTCCGCGCCGCTGGGTGAGCTGCTGCACGTCATCCTGACCACCGGCCGGGTGACGGCCTGCACCCAGTGCGCCGCCCGCCGCGACATCGGCACGGACGACGTGATCCCCGGCGTGCGGATCGCGGGCGCGGCGGTCTTCGTCGAGGAAGCCATGACCGAGGGCGCGCAGGCCCTCGTCTACTGA
- the mtfM gene encoding small membrane protein MtfM: protein MVTEIGFVSLLVAGLGALAGGLVYVAVRIARGKW from the coding sequence ATGGTTACCGAGATCGGGTTCGTCAGCCTGCTGGTCGCCGGCCTGGGCGCGCTCGCCGGTGGCCTGGTCTATGTCGCTGTGCGTATCGCAAGAGGTAAGTGGTGA
- a CDS encoding FABP family protein: protein MSLCVSQEVSGESVSENPLQPPWLNAPPVDPYPYEESHDLRVGPKLHRSLDGLLPYVGVWRGRGRGGFPTIEDFDFAQEIRISHDGRPFLFYESRAWILDEQSRPVRPAGREVGWWRPVMDGDRVTDELEALMTTPTGVMELHIGKRKGTQIEFATDAVVRTATAKEVTAGARLFGIVEGALLYAQEMAAVGQPLSPHLSARLTRVAG, encoded by the coding sequence ATGTCGCTGTGCGTATCGCAAGAGGTAAGTGGTGAATCTGTGAGTGAGAATCCGCTTCAGCCGCCGTGGCTGAACGCGCCGCCGGTCGACCCGTACCCGTACGAGGAGAGCCACGACCTGCGTGTCGGTCCGAAGCTGCACCGGAGCCTGGACGGGCTGCTGCCGTACGTCGGGGTGTGGCGCGGGCGGGGCCGGGGCGGGTTCCCGACGATCGAGGACTTCGACTTCGCGCAGGAGATCCGGATCAGCCACGACGGCCGGCCGTTCCTGTTCTACGAGTCGCGGGCCTGGATCCTGGACGAGCAGAGCCGTCCGGTCCGCCCGGCCGGTCGCGAGGTGGGCTGGTGGCGTCCGGTGATGGACGGCGACCGGGTCACCGACGAGCTGGAGGCGTTGATGACCACGCCGACCGGCGTGATGGAGCTGCACATCGGCAAGCGCAAGGGCACCCAGATCGAGTTCGCCACCGACGCGGTCGTCCGCACGGCCACGGCGAAGGAGGTCACCGCCGGCGCCCGCCTCTTCGGCATCGTCGAGGGCGCTTTGCTCTACGCCCAGGAGATGGCCGCCGTGGGCCAGCCCCTCAGCCCGCACCTCTCCGCCCGCCTCACCCGGGTGGCCGGCTGA
- a CDS encoding aminotransferase class IV produces the protein MEATRVAVPGRGLVPAGEPVLRGDDRGVLHGDGLFETLHLRDGRPWLRDAHLDRLHAGAAAIDLPLPPVAVLVELLDAVCAGWPTRTEGALRLVCTRGPEGGGPPTVYATLGEVPASARRARRDGVTVATLPLGVAARSRPELGWLPSGVKSTSYALSTAARRWARRTGVDDVLWLSTDGYVLEGPTANVVWLRGGELCTVPAAETGVLPGVTAHHLLSRAAELGLGAGEHLPTVADLHDAEAIWLTSSLRGLAEVRTLDGTPRNRSPLTPRLLTLLGFPSPPTHGDQGVRVSGEIDSDVNSLIDAEPGVSRPPG, from the coding sequence GTGGAGGCGACACGGGTGGCGGTGCCCGGCCGAGGGCTGGTGCCGGCCGGCGAGCCGGTGCTGCGCGGCGACGACCGGGGTGTCCTGCACGGCGACGGCCTGTTCGAGACGCTGCACCTGCGCGACGGCCGGCCCTGGCTGCGCGACGCCCACCTGGACCGGCTGCACGCCGGCGCGGCGGCGATCGACCTGCCGCTGCCCCCGGTCGCGGTGCTGGTGGAGCTGCTGGACGCGGTGTGCGCCGGCTGGCCCACGCGGACCGAGGGCGCGCTCCGGCTGGTCTGCACCCGGGGGCCGGAGGGCGGCGGACCGCCCACGGTGTACGCGACGCTCGGCGAGGTGCCCGCGTCCGCCCGACGGGCCCGTCGGGACGGGGTGACGGTGGCCACGCTGCCGCTCGGGGTGGCCGCGCGCTCCCGCCCGGAGCTGGGGTGGCTGCCGAGCGGCGTGAAGTCCACCTCGTACGCGCTCAGCACCGCCGCCCGGCGGTGGGCGCGCCGGACCGGCGTGGACGACGTGCTCTGGCTCTCGACCGACGGCTACGTGCTGGAGGGGCCCACCGCCAACGTGGTGTGGCTGCGCGGCGGCGAGCTGTGCACGGTCCCGGCCGCGGAGACCGGCGTGCTGCCCGGCGTGACCGCCCACCACCTGCTGAGTCGGGCCGCCGAGCTGGGCCTGGGGGCCGGCGAGCACCTGCCCACGGTGGCCGACCTGCACGACGCCGAGGCGATCTGGCTGACCAGCTCCCTGCGCGGCCTCGCGGAGGTCCGCACCCTGGACGGAACCCCGCGCAACCGCTCCCCCCTGACCCCCCGCCTGCTCACCCTCCTGGGCTTCCCCAGCCCGCCGACACACGGTGATCAAGGAGTTCGCGTCAGCGGAGAGATCGACTCCGACGTGAACTCCTTGATCGACGCAGAACCGGGGGTCAGCCGGCCACCCGGGTGA
- a CDS encoding Fur family transcriptional regulator — translation MLRSRGLRLTAQRQLILQAVLDLGHATPEQVHTAVREVAAGVNITTIYRTLELLERLGLVTHTHLSHGSPTYHAAGEHQHVHLVCRECGAIDEISPEMLRPLADQLAGQRGFQVDIGHVALFGVCGRCAQDGDNK, via the coding sequence ATGCTCCGCTCGCGCGGGCTGCGGCTGACGGCGCAGCGGCAGCTGATCCTCCAGGCCGTCCTCGATCTGGGGCACGCCACCCCGGAGCAGGTGCACACGGCGGTCCGGGAGGTGGCGGCCGGGGTCAACATCACCACCATCTACCGCACGCTGGAACTGCTGGAACGGCTCGGCCTGGTCACGCACACCCACCTCTCGCACGGCTCGCCGACCTATCACGCGGCCGGCGAGCACCAGCACGTGCACCTGGTGTGCCGGGAGTGCGGGGCGATCGACGAGATCTCCCCGGAGATGCTCCGACCGCTCGCCGACCAGTTGGCCGGGCAGCGCGGGTTCCAGGTCGACATCGGGCACGTCGCGCTCTTCGGGGTCTGCGGTCGGTGCGCACAGGACGGGGACAACAAATGA